One Brassica napus cultivar Da-Ae chromosome A5, Da-Ae, whole genome shotgun sequence DNA window includes the following coding sequences:
- the LOC106452621 gene encoding nudix hydrolase 26, chloroplastic, whose translation MALVYRSLLLQHLPCPSVTPLLRNYPLKPLKFSSQPFSHRCRQSPASSSSSSARCCSSSSSMESPPEGYRRNVGVCLMNPSKKIFAASRLDIPSAWQMPQGGIDEGEDPRVAVMRELKEETGVHSAEIIAEAPHWITYDFPPDVREKLKVRWGSDWKGQAQKWFLLKFTGKDEEINLLGDGTEQPEFGEWSWVSPDQLVELAVDFKKPVYKEVMSAFASHLQ comes from the exons ATGGCATTAGTGTACAGATCCCTTCTCTTACAGCATCTTCCTTGTCCGTCTGTAACTCCTCTTTTACGAAACTACCCCTTGAAACCGCTCAAATTCTCCAGCCAGCCCTTCTCCCATCGCTGCCGTCAGTCTCcagcatcctcctcctcctcctccgctcGTTGTTGTTCTTCATCGTCGTCGATGGAATCTCCACCGGAAGGTTATAGAAGAAACGTAGGTGTCTGTCTCATGAATCCTTCCAAAAAG ATCTTCGCTGCGTCGAGGTTGGATATTCCGAGTGCTTGGCAAATGCCTCAG GGTGGAATAGACGAGGGTGAAGATCCAAGAGTTGCTGTCATGAGAGAGCTTAAGGAAGAGACTGGTGTTCACTCCGCTGAGATCATCGCCGag GCACCTCACTGGATAACTTATGATTTCCCTCCAGATGTTAGGGAGAAGCTTAAGGTCCGATGGGGATCTGACTGGAAGGGTCAAGCTCAGAAGTG GTTTCTTCTGAAATTTACTGGGAAAGACGAAGAAATTAATCTTCTTGGTGACGGAACTGAGCAACCCGAGTTTGGGGAGTGGTCATGGGTGTCTCCTGATCAGCTCGTTGAACTT GCAGTGGATTTCAAGAAGCCAGTCTACAAGGAAGTCATGTCAGCTTTCGCTTCTCATCTCCAGTAA
- the LOC106345564 gene encoding 40S ribosomal protein S17-3-like: MGRVRTKTVKKSSRQVIEKYYSRMTLDFHTNKKILEEVAIIPSKRLRNKIAGFSTHLMKRIQKGPVRGISLKLQEEERERRMDFVPDESAIKTDDVKVDKETLEMLASLGMSDVSGFSQVEAQAVVQSNAFGRGGRRF; the protein is encoded by the coding sequence ATGGGTCGTGTTCGTACCAAAACCGTGAAGAAATCATCACGTCAAGTGATAGAGAAGTACTACTCAAGGATGACACTCGACTTCCACACGAACAAGAAGATCTTGGAGGAAGTTGCGATCATCCCGTCGAAAAGACTACGCAACAAGATCGCTGGATTCTCCACACACTTGATGAAACGTATCCAGAAGGGACCAGTGCGTGGGATCTCGCTCAAGCTGCAAGAGGAAGAGCGTGAACGGAGAATGGACTTTGTCCCCGACGAGTCGGCGATTAAAACGGATGATGTTAAGGTGGATAAGGAGACGCTGGAGATGCTTGCTTCTTTGGGAATGTCTGATGTTTCCGGGTTTTCTCAAGTGGAGGCACAAGCCGTGGTACAGAGCAATGCGTTTGGCCGTGGTGGAAGAAGATTCTAA
- the LOC106345563 gene encoding transcription factor SRM1-like, translated as MAWWEQWGRDEEKMFEEALVLTENDPNRFETIASYLEMPLEVVKHHYDALVHDVERIESGPYGTIDYQDHADGLLSSETKHVEKDNKRGRPWTAKEHGDFLKGLDEFGRGDWKSVSRKYVKTRSARQVASHAQKYFQRQDMENHAKKRSSINDMTLVDVNDADDVPAPRSDSESTMDPAHFGQQTP; from the exons ATGGCTTGGTGGGAGCAGTGGGGAAGGGACGAAGAGAAAATGTTCGAGGAAGCGCTGGTGCTCACGGAGAATGATCCTAACAGGTTTGAGACTATCGCCAGCTATCTTGAGATGCCGCTCGAGGTTGTGAAGCACCACTACGACGCTTTGGTTCACGATGTTGAACGTATCGAATCGGGTCCCTATGGTACTATCGATTATCAAGATCACGCAGATGGGCTCCTCTCATCCGAAACTAAACACGTGGAGAAAGATAACAAGAGAGGAAGACCGTGGACAGCAAAGGAGCACGG AGACTTTCTGAAAGGATTAGACGAGTTTGGGAGAGGAGATTGGAAGAGTGTATCGAGAAAGTATGTGAAGACAAGGTCTGCAAGGCAAGTCGCAAGCCATGCACAAAAGTATTTCCAGAGGCAAGACATGGAGAATCATGCAAAGAAGCGCTCCAGTATCAATGACATGACTTTGGTTGATGTTAATGATGCTGATGATGTACCCGCCCCTCGATCCGACTCGGAATCTACGATGGACCCGGCACATTTTGGTCAGCAGACGCCTTAG
- the LOC106345718 gene encoding uncharacterized protein LOC106345718 — protein MKKMTKKLSSKYVKLHKSRLRQEGSMKSEDGGELFQENHSPENEENNETKETPKVKKIMESMHRKLMLREKTKKNIHVDDQEQSQRSERSVSKDDQLEGSVRNMNRGDKDQLEGSVRHGHMDHLEDLIRGRDRMDNAEGSTKKGARDRVDQLEGSSRNGQKSQCEDVTPKRSGEVDQSEESTKNPSDFTSKKDYLDWIEHVEGSSNHCFDRSENHEKPYRKNDIDHDQISVGISEGSIEGNNDEILLLKSSKYRKMKSEDSKGYKKGKGSKVKDSLRSQMVD, from the coding sequence atgaagaaaatgaccaaaaagttATCATCTAAGTACGTGAAGCTCCACAAGAGCCGGCTCCGGCAAGAGGGGTCTATGAAGTCGGAGGACGGTGGAGAGCTTTTCCAGGAAAATCACTCGCCGGAAAATGAGGAAAACAATGAAACGAAGGAGACACCTAAAGTTAAAAAGATTATGGAGTCCATGCATCGTAAGCTGATGCtaagagagaaaacaaaaaagaatatcCACGTGGACGATCAAGAACAATCCCAAAGGTCTGAACGCTCGGTTAGCAAGGACGACCAGCTTGAAGGTTCGGTTAGGAACATGAACCGCGGTGATAAAGATCAGCTTGAAGGTTCGGTTAGACACGGACATATGGATCATCTTGAAGATTTGATTAGGGGTCGTGATCGTATGGACAACGCTGAAGGTTCAACTAAGAAAGGTGCTCGTGACCGTGTGGACCAGCTCGAAGGATCTAGCAGAAACGGTCAGAAATCTCAATGTGAAGACGTTACTCCTAAAAGAAGCGGTGAAGTAGACCAATCAGAAGAATCAACTAAGAACCCTTCTGATTTTACTTCTAAAAAGGATTATCTTGATTGGATTGAACATGTTGAAGGTTCTAGTAATCATTGTTTCGATCGATCCGAAAATCATGAAAAGCCTTATAGGAAGAACGACATCGACCATGATCAGATAAGCGTTGGAATATCGGAAGGATCCATAGAGGGGAATAACGATGAGATCCTATTACTCAAGAGCTCTAAGTATAGAAAAATGAAATCTGAAGATTCCAAAGGTTATAAGAAAGGAAAAGGTAGTAAGGTCAAAGATTCATTGAGAAGTCAAATGGTTGACTAA
- the LOC106452614 gene encoding copper transport protein ATX1: protein MSQTVVLRVAMSCEGCVGAVKRVLGKMEGVESFDVDIKEQKVTVKGNVQPDAVLQTVSKTGKKSAFWDTEAETAKA from the exons ATGTCTCAG ACCGTTGTTCTAAGAGTGGCTATGTCATGCGAAGGATGTGTTGGAGCTGTTAAAAGAGTTCTCGGTAAAATGGAAG GCGTGGAGTCATTTGATGTGGATATAAAGGAGCAAAAGGTGACAGTGAAAGGCAATGTGCAGCCCGACGCTGTTTTGCAGACCGTATCAAAAACTGGAAAGAAATCAGCTTTCTGGGACACAGAGGCTGAAACAGCCAAGGCCTAA
- the LOC106452613 gene encoding protein APEM9 isoform X2 — protein MEATDGIWGEIERSESYLVCSMYEEAESLSSSILKGIFGNVETLGDHQLLDMLESAGMVLVQSLNGLGRAGEIVNELRQVFGETAAVPVQVLLTGEKVFHGNTSLDIDEYMEVVELYTFGVLGKDTNDVCLAVSWVEQAALSEERRQGILRRLDSLLALKSPNVQEATSLEETPSYDVVNINKSLASEKNDYILKLSKQHEPWSSRPLSLSLGNTRFSMSRGKVAISLVGLIICYALQRKRAALIRIIRRQMESTKKAIVDFWKLAFSYQVNPLAAIQPIPSTTT, from the exons ATGGAGGCAACTGATGGTATTTGGGGTGAAATTGAACGTTCTGAGAG ctACCTAGTTTGCTCTATGTATGAAGAGGCAGAGTCATTATCTTCCTCCATACTAAAAGGAATCTTTGGCAACGTTGAAACTCTTGGTGATCATCAATTGCTTGACATGCTTGAATCTGCTGGCATGGTTCTAGTCCAGTCCTTGAATGGTCTCGGCAG gGCAGGTGAGATTGTAAATGAGCTAAGACAAGTGTTTGGCGAAACTGCAGCTGTTCCTGTTCAAGTTCTTCTCACTGG TGAAAAAGTGTTCCATGGGAATACATCGTTGGATATTGATGAGTACATGGAAGTTGTGGAGCTGTATACCTTTGGAGTTCTTGGGAAAGACACAAACGACGTGTGTCTAGCCGTTTCATGGGTTGAGCAAGCTGCGTTGTCTGAGGAAAGACGACAG GGAATTTTAAGAAGATTGGATTCTTTACTTGCTCTCAAATCACCAAACGTTCAAGAGGCTACTTCTTTAGAGGAAACTCCTTCTTACGATGTGGTGAATATCAACAAATCTTTGGCTAGTGAAAAGAATGATTATATCCTGAAACTCTCTAAACAACATGAACCTTGGTCGTCTCGTCCTCTTAGCCTAAGTCTTGGTAATACCCGATTCAGCATGTCCAGGGGAAAAGTTGCCATAAGCCTCGTTGGATTAATCATATGCTACGCTTTACAAAGAAAACGAGCTGCTTTAATACG GATCATTCGCAGACAAATGGAGTCCACGAAGAAAGCAATTGTAGATTTCTGGAAGCTTGCTTTTTCATACCAAGTGAATCCTCTTGCAGCTATTCAACCAATACCAAGCACCACCACTTGA
- the LOC106452613 gene encoding protein APEM9 isoform X1 → MEATDGIWGEIERSESYLVCSMYEEAESLSSSILKGIFGNVETLGDHQLLDMLESAGMVLVQSLNGLGRAGEIVNELRQVFGETAAVPVQVLLTGICLQISNGSYSGVREILEEFFSIWVYKDNHYILNDAGLSEKVFHGNTSLDIDEYMEVVELYTFGVLGKDTNDVCLAVSWVEQAALSEERRQGILRRLDSLLALKSPNVQEATSLEETPSYDVVNINKSLASEKNDYILKLSKQHEPWSSRPLSLSLGNTRFSMSRGKVAISLVGLIICYALQRKRAALIRIIRRQMESTKKAIVDFWKLAFSYQVNPLAAIQPIPSTTT, encoded by the exons ATGGAGGCAACTGATGGTATTTGGGGTGAAATTGAACGTTCTGAGAG ctACCTAGTTTGCTCTATGTATGAAGAGGCAGAGTCATTATCTTCCTCCATACTAAAAGGAATCTTTGGCAACGTTGAAACTCTTGGTGATCATCAATTGCTTGACATGCTTGAATCTGCTGGCATGGTTCTAGTCCAGTCCTTGAATGGTCTCGGCAG gGCAGGTGAGATTGTAAATGAGCTAAGACAAGTGTTTGGCGAAACTGCAGCTGTTCCTGTTCAAGTTCTTCTCACTGG AATATGTCTTCAAATATCAAACGGTTCCTACTCGGGTGTACGTGAGATTCTGGAAGAGTTCTTTAGCATATGGGTTTACAAGGACAACCACTATATCCTTAATGATGCTGGATTAAGTGAAAAAGTGTTCCATGGGAATACATCGTTGGATATTGATGAGTACATGGAAGTTGTGGAGCTGTATACCTTTGGAGTTCTTGGGAAAGACACAAACGACGTGTGTCTAGCCGTTTCATGGGTTGAGCAAGCTGCGTTGTCTGAGGAAAGACGACAG GGAATTTTAAGAAGATTGGATTCTTTACTTGCTCTCAAATCACCAAACGTTCAAGAGGCTACTTCTTTAGAGGAAACTCCTTCTTACGATGTGGTGAATATCAACAAATCTTTGGCTAGTGAAAAGAATGATTATATCCTGAAACTCTCTAAACAACATGAACCTTGGTCGTCTCGTCCTCTTAGCCTAAGTCTTGGTAATACCCGATTCAGCATGTCCAGGGGAAAAGTTGCCATAAGCCTCGTTGGATTAATCATATGCTACGCTTTACAAAGAAAACGAGCTGCTTTAATACG GATCATTCGCAGACAAATGGAGTCCACGAAGAAAGCAATTGTAGATTTCTGGAAGCTTGCTTTTTCATACCAAGTGAATCCTCTTGCAGCTATTCAACCAATACCAAGCACCACCACTTGA
- the LOC106452612 gene encoding cytochrome P450 77A4 gives MSLLSFPLTSLNISPPLFFTIITTLVSAFVILFLTRHSSNSKRVNLPPGPPGWPVVGNLFQFARSKKQFYEYADDLREKYGPIYTLRMGSRTMIIISDATLAHDVLIQRGPMFATRPKENPTRTIFSSNTFTVNASVYGPVWRSLRRNMVQNMLSSTRFKEFGSLRRSAMDKLAGRIKSEAVENKGLVWVLRNARFAAFCILLEMCFGIEMDEDSILKMDAMMKKVLITIDPRLDDYLPILAPFYSKERRRALEVRREQVDLVVGFVERRRRALRNPGTDKTATSFSYLDTLFDLKIEGRKTTPSNEELVTLCSEFLNGGTDTTGTAIEWGIAQLISNPEIQSRLYDEIKSTVGDRAVEEKDVEKMVFLQAFVKEILRKHPPTYFTLTHTVTEPTTVAGYDVPAGINVEFYLPGINEDPKIWSNPKKFDPDRFVSGKEDADITGVTGVKMMPFGVGRRICPGLSMATVHVHLMLAKMVQEFEWSAYPAGSEIDFAGKLEFTVVMMKPLRAMVKPRV, from the coding sequence ATGTCTCTCCTTTCGTTCCCTCTCACTTCCTTAAACATCTCTCCTCCACTCTTCTTCACTATCATCACCACTCTCGTATCCGCTTTCGTTATACTGTTCCTCACGCGCCATAGTTCCAACTCCAAGCGCGTGAACCTCCCTCCAGGTCCTCCCGGTTGGCCGGTTGTCGGAAACCTCTTCCAATTCGCGCGCTCCAAGAAGCAGTTTTACGAATACGCCGATGATCTGAGGGAGAAGTACGGTCCCATCTACACGCTGAGAATGGGGAGCCGGACGATGATCATCATCTCCGACGCGACTCTGGCCCACGACGTTCTGATCCAGCGCGGGCCCATGTTCGCGACCCGGCCCAAAGAGAATCCAACTCGGACAATCTTCAGCTCCAACACTTTCACAGTCAACGCTTCCGTCTACGGCCCCGTGTGGCGTTCGCTTAGACGTAACATGGTGCAGAACATGCTGAGCTCGACCCGGTTCAAAGAGTTCGGGTCGCTGAGACGATCCGCAATGGATAAGCTCGCGGGGAGGATCAAATCGGAGGCCGTTGAAAATAAGGGACTCGTCTGGGTCCTACGAAACGCGAGATTCGCTGCGTTTTGTATTCTGTTAGAGATGTGTTTCGGAATCGAGATGGACGAAGATTCGATTTTAAAAATGGATGCGATGATGAAGAAGGTGCTGATCACGATCGATCCAAGGCTCGACGATTACCTCCCGATCCTCGCTCCGTTTTACTCCAAGGAGAGGAGACGAGCTCTCGAGGTCCGCCGCGAGCAGGTGGACCTCGTCGTCGGGTTCGTCGAGAGGCGACGGAGAGCGCTTCGTAATCCCGGAACGGACAAAACGGCGACGTCTTTCTCCTACTTAGATACTCTCTTCGACTTAAAAATCGAAGGGCGTAAAACGACGCCGTCTAACGAAGAGCTCGTGACGTTATGTTCCGAGTTTCTCAACGGTGGGACGGACACGACGGGGACTGCGATCGAGTGGGGAATCGCGCAGCTGATCTCGAATCCTGAGATTCAATCTCGGCTCTACGATGAGATTAAATCGACGGTTGGAGATCGTGCGGTTGAGGAAAAAGACGTGGAGAAAATGGTGTTTTTACAAGCCTTCGTTAAAGAGATTCTCCGGAAACATCCTCCGACGTACTTCACGCTGACTCACACGGTGACGGAGCCGACGACGGTCGCCGGGTACGATGTTCCCGCGGGAATCAACGTCGAGTTCTACCTCCCGGGGATAAACGAAGATCCGAAGATTTGGTCTAACCCGAAGAAATTCGATCCGGACCGGTTTGTTTCGGGTAAAGAGGATGCGGATATAACCGGCGTAACCGGAGTGAAGATGATGCCGTTCGGTGTTGGCCGTCGGATCTGTCCCGGTTTATCGATGGCGACCGTACACGTGCACTTGATGCTTGCGAAGATGGTTCAAGAGTTTGAATGGAGCGCGTATCCGGCGGGAAGCGAGATTGATTTCGCGGGAAAATTGGAGTTCACGGTGGTTATGATGAAACCGTTAAGAGCCATGGTCAAACCAAGGGTTTAA
- the LOC106454239 gene encoding putative F-box/kelch-repeat protein At1g32430 yields the protein MKRLQRLMKHNKNPIMENKEKLPWELVEDILSRVPPKPLVRFRTVCKRWNTLFDDNTFINNHKMTFRFIVVTKSKVYSVSLNPEIEVSELTLDIPGLNNQKPNDLVDCNGLLLCGMKEGAVVCNPWSGQIRCIKAEVSQSSLEYRGLGYDGNRIGKKIVYETLAFYLNTISSTTAWRIDDLGTDTWKQVLKEVKDETSPQNLFYMHSTRGVSLNGNLFWVAYYQSHRSLLLVVSFDFGSGKYFNFCGLPCVENDHSDALVLRVFRGDRFSLLKQCHVTKKIQIWVAKDKIDNGHSRDVKWMSFMEVSIPDLPYLVQKQSYPQPSYFIDDKRDKRLVVCSCDVNGRAWIYVVGESKLISKTRLDFVVDPWPLHCTCFPSLVMVGGCPREDKEKKKKQNYVFNISFLIFFCLVAFFFF from the coding sequence ATGAAAAGGCTGCAGCGACTCATGAAACACAACAAAAACCCTATAATGGAAAACAAAGAGAAGCTTCCATGGGAGTTAGTGGAAGATATCCTCTCTCGTGTCCCTCCCAAACCACTTGTCCGATTCAGAACCGTTTGCAAACGATGGAACACTCTCTTCGACGACAATACTTTCATCAACAACCACAAGATGACGTTTCGATTCATTGTAGTGACTAAATCCAAGGTTTATTCGGTAAGTCTGAACCCCGAGATAGAGGTGAGTGAGTTAACCTTAGATATCCCCGGTTTAAACAATCAGAAACCTAATGACTTGGTCGATTGCAATGGGCTCTTGCTATGTGGCATGAAAGAAGGAGCTGTCGTTTGTAACCCGTGGTCCGGACAAATTAGATGCATCAAGGCCGAGGTTAGTCAATCTAGTTTAGAATATCGTGGCCTAGGTTATGATGGTAATAGGATAGGTAAGAAAATTGTTTATGAAACCCTTGCGTTTTATCTAAATACTATAAGCTCTACCACTGCATGGAGAATCGATGACCTTGGCACCGATACGTGGAAACAAGTGTTGAAAGAAGTAAAAGATGAAACATCGCCTCAAAATTTGTTCTATATGCACTCGACAAGAGGTGTATCGTTGAATGGAAATTTGTTTTGGGTTGCTTATTACCAGAGTCATCGCTCGTTGCTCTTAGTAGTAAGCTTCGATTTTGGGAGCGGAAAATACTTCAACTTTTGTGGTCTACCGTGTGTGGAGAACGATCATAGCGATGCTCTTGTCCTTAGGGTTTTTAGGGGAGATCGGTTTTCGTTGTTAAAGCAGTGCCATGTAACAAAGAAGATTCAGATTTGGGTGGCCAAGGACAAGATTGATAATGGGCATAGTAGAGATGTGAAATGGATGAGTTTCATGGAAGTGTCAATCCCTGACTTGCCGTATTTAGTACAGAAACAATCCTACCCTCAGCCGAGTTACTTCATTGACGATAAAAGGGATAAAAGGCTGGTCGTGTGTTCTTGCGATGTAAATGGCCGGGCTTGGATCTATGTTGTTGGGGAAAGCAAGTTAATCAGTAAAACCCGATTGGATTTCGTAGTGGATCCTTGGCCTTTGCATTGTACCTGTTTTCCCAGTTTGGTCATGGTTGGTGGATGTCCAAGAGAagacaaagaaaagaagaaaaagcagAATTACGTGTTTAatatttctttccttatatttttttgtttggttgcttttttttttttttga
- the LOC106454873 gene encoding putative F-box protein At1g47390 — protein MANQEKLPWDLTEEILSCVPPESLVRFRTVSKQWNALLSDKTFIKKHKTKMTYRFILATKSKIYSVSVNPKIEVHDLMLDVPDLEPHALPRRLMDCDGLLLCDMGKRGMVSNPWLKQTRRVEHEGNHQSFDFSGIGYDDDNGYKTLGTHRTELDPTKTFWKTLDFSSDAWKEQRGVMKSSGSSSSPSTTEEGTTVITFHSTSGVSLNGTWYRVASYNETKYSYFIVNFDFTKETFNQFCDLPCEDNKHDDALVLRVFIGDRFSLLKQSHLTKKIQIWVTKNKIHKRGGRDVEWMNFMEVSIPNLPDLVQPSYFINDKRLVVCSCDTDGQALIYVVGNNNLISKTKIDLVADFWPSHCSLIPSLVSVPGGKREEAG, from the coding sequence ATGGCTAACCAGGAGAAGCTTCCGTGGGATTTGACTGAAGAGATCCTCTCTTGTGTCCCTCCTGAATCTCTTGTCCGGTTCAGAACCGTCTCCAAACAATGGAACGCTCTTTTAAGCGACAAGACGTTCATCAAAAAACACAAGACCAAGATGACGTATCGATTCATCTTAGCAACCAAATCCAAGATTTATTCGGTAAGTGTCAATCCAAAGATCGAGGTGCATGACTTGATGTTAGATGTTCCTGATTTAGAACCTCATGCGTTACCTAGACGCTTGATGGATTGCGATGGGCTTTTGCTATGTGACATGGGTAAAAGAGGCATGGTTTCGAACCCATGGTTAAAACAGACTAGACGGGTCGAGCACGAGGGTAACCATCAAAGTTTTGATTTCAGTGGCATAGgttatgatgatgataatggttACAAGACCCTTGGGACTCATCGAACGGAACTAGATCCTACAAAGACATTTTGGAAAACCCTTGATTTTTCATCCGATGCATGGAAGGAACAAAGAGGTGTGATGAAGTCTAGTGGTAGTAGTAGTAGTCCTAGTACTACTGAGGAAGGTACAACTGTAATTACTTTTCACAGTACCAGTGGTGTGTCTTTGAATGGAACTTGGTATCGTGTTGCTTCTTATAACGAAACCAAGTACTCGTACTTCATAGTTAACTTCGATTTTACTAAGGAAACATTCAACCAATTTTGTGACCTGCCATGTGAGGATAACAAGCATGATGATGCTCTTGTTCTTAGGGTATTTATTGGAGATCGGTTTTCGTTGTTAAAGCAATCACATCTAACAAAGAAGATTCAGATTTGGGTGACCAAGAACAAGATTCATAAACGGGGTGGTAGAGATGTGGAATGGATGAATTTCATGGAAGTGTCGATTCCTAACTTGCCGGATTTGGTACAGCCAAGTTACTTCATCAACGATAAGAGGCTTGTAGTGTGTTCTTGCGACACAGATGGCCAAGCTTTGATCTATGTTGTGGGGAACAATAACTTGATCAGTAAAACCAAAATAGATCTTGTTGCCGATTTTTGGCCTTCGCATTGCTCCTTAATTCCCAGCTTGGTCTCGGTTCCTGGAGGTAAAAGAGAAGAAGCAGGATGA